Genomic DNA from Desulfonema ishimotonii:
ACATCGGCGGTGAGGCGTGGATGATCCGGGATTACTACAAACGCATGGGGGTCGAGGTGGTCTCCGTGATGACCGGCGACGGGCGGGTGGACGATGTCCGGCGCTCCCACGGCGCGGCCCTGAACGTGGTCCAGTGTTCCGGAGCCATGACCTTTCTGGCCGAGATGATGAAGGAGCGGTTCGGCACTCCCTATATCCGGGTCTCCTATTTCGGTCTGGAGGACCAGTCCAAGGCCCTGTACGATGTGGCGGCCCATTTCAGCGATCACCCGGAGATCATGGCAAAGACCCGCGAGATCGTCCGGGAGGAGATCAGCGCCGTCTACCCGGAACTCCAGCGGATCAAGCCCGATCTGGAGGGCAAGCGGGCCGCCATCTACGTGGGCGGGGCTTTCAAGGCGTTTTCCCTCATCAAGGCCCTGCGCTATCTGGGCATGGATGTGGTGCTGGCCGGTTCCCAGACCGGAAACGAGGCCGACTATGAGATGCTCCGGGACATGTGCGACGACGGCACGGTGATTCTGGACGACGCCAACCCGCTGGAACTGTCCAAATACATTATTGAAAAAAAGGCCGATCTTTTTATCGGCGGCGTCAAGGAGCGGCCCATTGCCTTTAAAATGGGAATCGGATTCTGTGACCACAACCACGAACGGAAGATTCCCCTGGCCGGGTATGAGGGAATGCTCAATTTTGCCAGAGAGGTTCATGCCACCGTCACCAGCCCGGTCTGGAAGTTCGCACCGAAAGCAGTGATCAGTTAGCAGTGACCAGTTAACAGTGATGAACCTGCAAGAGGTCTGAAATACCGGATTCCCGCCTTCGCGGGAATGACTGAGGAAGACTTTTTACGAGTTCATCAAAATGATCCATGCCATTGAACGGCAGGGCGGGGTTACGTCCCCGCCGAAAACGGGTCAGCCGGGGGAAAGGAAAGATTTTTATGTTCAGCGAGGAAAAAACAGAAGAATATACGGCAACGAAGAATGCGTGCAAGCTTTGCACGCCGCTGGGGGCGTCCCTGGTGTTTAAAGGCATACAGGGCGCGGTTCCGCTGCTGCACGGATCCCAGGGATGTTCGACCTATATCCGCCGGTATCTGATCAGCCATTTCAAGGAGCCCATCGACATCGCCTGCTCCAATTTCGCCGAGGACACGGCCATTTTCGGCGGCGGGGCCAACCTCAGAATCGCCCTTGAGAATATCCTGCTCCAGTATGCCCCCGAAATGGTGGGCATCGCCACCACCTGTCTCAGCGAAACCATTGGCGACGATGTGCCCATGTTTATCCGGGAGTTTAAGGAGATGCACCGGGGGGAGGAGATGCCGCCCCTTGTCCACATCTCCACGCCCAGCTACCAAGGCACCCACATGCAGGGATTTCACGGCGCGGTCCGGGCCACAGTCGAAGCACTGGCCACTGATCAGGGGGCAGATGACCGGAAGGCTAATGACCAGAAAGCTAATGAAAAGACGCGGGTCAACCTATTTCCCGGAATGCTTTCGCCCGAGGATCTGCGCCATCTCAGGGAGATTCTGACGGATTTCGGACTCGGTTTTACCCTGCTGCCCGATTATTCCGAAACCCTGGACGGGCCGCTCTGGACCGAATATCAGCGGATTCCGGCAGGCGGCACGACCGTGGACGCCATAGGGCGGACGGGAAGCGCGGCAGGTTCGCTGGAGTTCGGCAGGGTGCTGGCGGCGGAAAAAAATACCGCCGGGAAGTTTCTGGAAAAGGAGTTTGGCGTGAAATGCCACAGCCTGGGCCTGCCCATCGGCATCGGGGAAACCGACCGGTTTTTCAAAACCCTGGAGTTCATCACCGGGATGCCGACGCCGCCCAGATACGCGGAAGCGCGGGGACGGCTGACAGACGCCCTAGTGGACGGGCACAAATATGTCAGTCGGGTGAAGGCGGCCGTCTTCGGCGAAGAAGATCTGGTGGTGGGCATAGTGTCGTTTCTCAGCGAAATCGGCGTGATTCCCGTCCTCTGTGCCTCCGGCGGCAGAAGCGGCCACATGGTCGGTAAGATCGCCGAGATTATCCCGGATTACGAAAACAAGGGGATTCGGATTCTTGAGGACGCCGACTTTGTGGACATCGAAGCGGCTGCCGAAGAAGTGAAGCCGGACCTTTTTATCGGCAACAGCAAGGGCTATACCTCGGCCCGGCGACTCAACGCACCCCTGATCCGAATTGGCTTTCCGGTCCACGACCGCATCAACGGCGGACGGCTGCTCCATGTGGGGTATGCCGGGGCACAGCGGCTTTTTGACCGGATCGCCAACACGGTTATTGGAAAGAGACAGGATGATTCCTCCTGGGGATATACATATATGTAGGTGTCAGGTCAGTGGTTCCGGTTTGGAAAACATGCCTTCCCCTCCTCTCACATAAGGAATGTTTTTCAAATGTTCCCTCCTCCCCTTCCTCCTCCTCGGGGGGAGGGACTGACCTGCTGACAGCTCAATACACTCTGTCATTGCAATATTCTCTGTCATTTCGAGCGAAGCGAGAAATCCTGAGATTCCTCACATGCGTTCGGAATGACGGAATCCAGGAAGCTATTTTGATGAACCGGTAAAAAAATCAGAAATTATGTCATTCCTGCGAAAGCAGGAATCCATAAGACATCGGAGAGACCGGATTCCCGCCTTCGCGGGAATGACGGAAACAGATTTATCATTTAATAACTCTCTCAGGTTGTAGGGGTAAGCCCCCGTGCTTACCCGGAAAGGACAGGCACGGGGGCCTGCCCCTACACGAAACGTGAATGTATCAAATCCCTGTTTGCCAGCTGCTGCTATCGAAAAGCACAAAACGAGAGATTCTGCCTGCAAAGGAAAGGAATGCGCCATGAATTTAGACAACCATCCGTGCTTTAACGTCAGGGCACATAAAAAATACGGACGGGTTCACCTGCCGGTAGCCCCCCGATGCAATATTCAGTGTAATTTCTGCAACCGGAAGTTCGATTGTGTGAACGAAAGCCGGCCCGGTG
This window encodes:
- the nifE gene encoding nitrogenase iron-molybdenum cofactor biosynthesis protein NifE; amino-acid sequence: MTSIPILREREGQIYQKGREPFKMSCGKHSLAGSVSQRACVFCGSRVVLYPIADALHLIHGPIGCAAYTWDIRGALSSGPTLHRYSFSTDLREKDVIFGGEKKLYSALCQLIDAHQPKAAFVYSTCIVGIIGDDVEAVCKKVAKEKGIPVLPVHSEGFKGTKKDGYQAACDALFKLVGEGPTEAVSPCSINILGEFNIGGEAWMIRDYYKRMGVEVVSVMTGDGRVDDVRRSHGAALNVVQCSGAMTFLAEMMKERFGTPYIRVSYFGLEDQSKALYDVAAHFSDHPEIMAKTREIVREEISAVYPELQRIKPDLEGKRAAIYVGGAFKAFSLIKALRYLGMDVVLAGSQTGNEADYEMLRDMCDDGTVILDDANPLELSKYIIEKKADLFIGGVKERPIAFKMGIGFCDHNHERKIPLAGYEGMLNFAREVHATVTSPVWKFAPKAVIS
- a CDS encoding nitrogenase component 1 — encoded protein: MFSEEKTEEYTATKNACKLCTPLGASLVFKGIQGAVPLLHGSQGCSTYIRRYLISHFKEPIDIACSNFAEDTAIFGGGANLRIALENILLQYAPEMVGIATTCLSETIGDDVPMFIREFKEMHRGEEMPPLVHISTPSYQGTHMQGFHGAVRATVEALATDQGADDRKANDQKANEKTRVNLFPGMLSPEDLRHLREILTDFGLGFTLLPDYSETLDGPLWTEYQRIPAGGTTVDAIGRTGSAAGSLEFGRVLAAEKNTAGKFLEKEFGVKCHSLGLPIGIGETDRFFKTLEFITGMPTPPRYAEARGRLTDALVDGHKYVSRVKAAVFGEEDLVVGIVSFLSEIGVIPVLCASGGRSGHMVGKIAEIIPDYENKGIRILEDADFVDIEAAAEEVKPDLFIGNSKGYTSARRLNAPLIRIGFPVHDRINGGRLLHVGYAGAQRLFDRIANTVIGKRQDDSSWGYTYM